The following coding sequences lie in one Arabidopsis thaliana chromosome 3, partial sequence genomic window:
- the WSIP2 gene encoding WUS-interacting protein 2 (WUS-interacting protein 2 (WSIP2); FUNCTIONS IN: protein binding; INVOLVED IN: primary shoot apical meristem specification; LOCATED IN: endomembrane system; EXPRESSED IN: 24 plant structures; EXPRESSED DURING: 15 growth stages; CONTAINS InterPro DOMAIN/s: WD40 repeat 2 (InterPro:IPR019782), WD40 repeat, conserved site (InterPro:IPR019775), WD40 repeat (InterPro:IPR001680), CTLH, C-terminal LisH motif (InterPro:IPR006595), WD40 repeat-like-containing domain (InterPro:IPR011046), WD40-repeat-containing domain (InterPro:IPR017986), WD40/YVTN repeat-like-containing domain (InterPro:IPR015943), LisH dimerisation motif (InterPro:IPR006594), WD40 repeat, subgroup (InterPro:IPR019781); BEST Arabidopsis thaliana protein match is: Transducin family protein / WD-40 repeat family protein (TAIR:AT1G15750.4).) has protein sequence MSSLSRELVFLILQFLDEEKFKDTVHRLEKESGFFFNMRYFEDSVTAGEWDDVEKYLSGFTKVDDNRYSMKIFFEIRKQKYLEALDKKDHAKAVDILVKELKVFSTFNEELFKEITMLLTLTNFRENEQLSKYGDTKSARGIMLGELKKLIEANPLFRDKLQFPSLKNSRLRTLINQSLNWQHQLCKNPRPNPDIKTLFVDHTCGHPNGAHTPSPTTNHLMGSVPKVGGFPPLGAHGPFQPTPAPLTTSLAGWMPNPSVQHPTVSAGPIGLGAPNSAVSMLKRERPRSPPTNSLSMDYQTADSESVLKRPRPFGISDGVNNLPVNVLPVTYPGQSHAHATYSTDDLPKNVSRILSQGSAIKSMDFHPVQQTMLLVGTNLGDIAIWEVGSREKLVSRSFKVWDLATCTVNLQASLASEYTAAVNRVVWSPDGGLLGVAYSKHIVHIYSYHGGEDLRNHLEIDAHAGNVNDLAFSQPNQQLCVVTCGEDKTIKVWDAVTGNKLHTFEGHEAPVYSFIFSTAVDGKIKAWLYDNMGSRVDYDAPGRSCTSMAYCADGTRLFSCGTSKEGESFIVEWNESEGAVKRTYLGLGKRSVGVVQFDTMKNKFLVAGDEFQVKFWDMDSVDLLSSTAAEGGLPSSPCLRINKEGTLLAVSTTDNGIKILANAEGSRILHSMANRGLDSSRAPPGSVAKGPIVGTFGTPNSSTGMSLSMGERSGPVASVTGLNGDNRSLPDVKPRIADDAEKSKTWKLTEISERSQLRTLRLPDTLLPARVVKLIYTNSGGAILALAENAAHKLWKWQKSERNLLGKANSNVPPQLWQPSSGVLMTNDTREGNKEDVVPCFALSKNDSYVMSASGGKISLFNMMTFKTMTTFMAPPPAATSLAFHPQDNNIIAIGMDDSSIQIYNVRVDEVKSKLKGHQKRVTGLAFSNVLNVLVSSGADSQLCVWSMDGWEKQASKQIQIPSGHSPNPLAHTRVQFHQDQIHVLVVHASQLAIYEAPKLENMKQWIPKESSGSVTDAVYSCDSQSIYAAFDDGSVSILTATTLQLKCRIGPNSYLPSNPSSRVYPATVAAHPSEPNQFAVGLTDGGVHVIEPPGPEGKWGISAPPENGAGPSVSSAPGSDQQPR, from the exons ATGTCGTCACTCAGCAGAGAACTCGTGTTTTTAATACTTCAGTTTCTCGATGAAGAGAAATTCAAAGATACTGTTCACAg GTTGGAGAAAGAGTCtggttttttcttcaacatgAGGTACTTTGAAGATAGTGTAACAGCTGGTGAATGGGATGATGTAGAGAAGTATCTTTCTGGATTCACTAAAGTTGATGATAATAGATACtctatgaaaatatttttcgAGATTCGGAAGCAGAAGTACCTTGAAGCACTTGACAA GAAAGATCATGCCAAGGCGGTTGATATTCTTGTTAAGGAGTTGAAAGTGTTCTCGACATTCAACGAAGAGCTTTTTAAGGAGATTACCATGCTTTTAACCTTGACTAACTTCAG GGAAAATGAGCAGCTTTCCAAGTATGGAGATACTAAGTCCGCAAGAGGTATCATGCTTGGGGAACTTAAAAAACTGATTGAAGCAAATCCTCTCTTCCGAGACAAACTTCAATTTCCCAGTTTGAAGAATTCTAGATTGAGAACCTTAATAAATCAAAG TTTGAACTGGCAACATCAGCTTTGCAAGAATCCTAGGCCTAACCCGGATATAAAAACACTATTTGTTGACCATACGTGTGGGCATCCCAATGGTGCACACACTCCTTCCCCTACAACTAATCATTTAATGGGTTCAGTCCCTAAAGTTGGAGGCTTCCCACCATTAGGTGCTCACGGT CCATTTCAGCCAACACCAGCTCCTCTTACAACATCTCTTGCAGGATGGATGCCTAATCCATCGGTACAACACCCTACTGTTTCCGCTGGGCCTATCGGCTTAGGTGCCCCCAACAGTGCTG TGTCTATGTTAAAGCGTGAGCGTCCCAGGAGTCCTCCAACTAATAGCCTATCAATGGATTATCAGACGGCAGATTCTGAAAGTGTGTTGAAGAGACCCAGACCTTTTGGTATTTCAGATGGG GTTAATAATCTTCCAGTCAATGTCTTGCCAGTCACATATCCAGGGCAAAGCCATGCTCATGCAACTTATTCTACTGATGACTTGCCCAAAAACGTTAGCAGGATTTTGAGTCAGGGTTCTGCCATTAAGAGCATGGATTTTCATCCAGTACAGCAAACTATGCTCCTTG TTGGCACCAATCTTGGTGATATTGCAATATGGGAGGTGGGTAGCAGGGAGAAGCTCGTTTCTAGAAGctttaaagtttgggatcttGCTACTTGCACTGTGAACCTTCAG GCTTCACTTGCTAGCGAGTATACTGCAGCAGTAAACCGAGTTGTTTGGAGTCCTGATGGAGGTCTACTGG GTGTCGCATATTCCAAGCATATTGtgcatatatattcatatcatGGTGGCGAGGATTTACGGAATCATCTAGAG ATTGATGCCCATGCTGGTAATGTCAACGATCTTGCTTTCTCCCAACCAAACCAGCAATTATGTGTTGTGACTTGTGGAGAAGACAAGACAATCAAG GTCTGGGATGCTGTTACCGGAAATAAATTGCACACTTTTGAAGGTCATGAGGCACCTGTTTATTCC TTCATATTCTCAACTGCTGTTGATGGGAAAATAAAGGCTTGGTTATATGACAACATGGGTTCTAGAGTGGATTATGATGCCCCCGGTCGATCTTGCACGTCGATGGCATATTGTGCTGATGGGACTAG ATTATTTTCTTGTGGTACTAGTAAGGAGGGGGAGTCATTCATTGTTGAATGGAATGAAAGTGAAGGAGCTGTGAAGCGGACTTATCTTGGACTGGGGAAACGGTCTGTGGGGGTTGTCCAGTTCGACACCATGAAGAATAAATTTTTGGTAGCTGGTGATGAATTCCAAGTCAAATTTTGGGATATGGATAGTGTTGATCTCTTGAGTTCAACGGCTGCAGAAGGGGGTTTACCG TCTTCCCCTTGCTTAAGGATCAATAAAGAAGGAACTCTGCTGGCCGTCTCAACTACTGATAACGGAATTAAGATTCTAGCGAATGCTGAAGGTTCCAGAATTTTGCATTCCATGGCAAACCGTGGCCTTGATAGCTCTAGAGCTCCTCCTGGGTCAGTTGCTAAG ggtCCTATTGTTGGCACATTTGGCACTCCAAATTCAAGCACTGGAATGAGTCTATCAATGGGTGAAAGAAGTGGACCAGTGGCATCTGTTACTGGATTG aatgGAGATAATCGCAGTCTGCCAGATGTCAAACCACGAATCGCTGATGATGCAGAGAAATCAAAGACTTGGAAGCTGACTGAGATCAGTGAACGTTCCCAGCTTCGTACTCTGCGGCTTCCTGACACCCTGCTACCAGCAAGA GTTGTTAAGTTGATATATACAAATTCTGGAGGTGCTATATTGGCATTAGCAGAAAATGCTGCACATAAACTATGGAAATGGCAAAAGAGTGAGCGGAATCTTTTGGGAAAG gcAAACAGCAATGTCCCACCACAGCTTTGGCAGCCATCTAGTGGAGTATTAATGACAAATGATACACGTGAGGGAAACAAAGAGGATGTAGTTCCATGCTTTGCactctcaaaaaatgattcttATGTCATGTCAGCCTCTGGAGGAAAAATTTCCTTATTCAACATGATGACTTTTAAG ACGATGACGACATTCATGGCTCCTCCTCCAGCAGCGACTTCCCTTGCCTTCCATCCTCAAGACAATAATATAATTGCTATCGGAATGGATGACTCTTCTATTCAAATCTACAATGTCAGAGTTGATGAG GTTAAAAGTAAATTGAAAGGTCATCAGAAGAGAGTGACTGGTTTAGCATTCTCAAACGTGCTAAATGTTCTTGTTTCCTCTGGTGCTGATTCTCAG CTTTGTGTATGGAGCATGGATGGATGGGAAAAACAAGCTAGCAAACAGATACAAATTCCAAGCGGGCATTCACCAAATCCACTTGCTCATACACGCGTTCAGTTCCATCAAGACCAGATACATGTACTTGTTGTCCATGCCAGCCAGTTAGCCATATATGAGGCTCCTAAATTAGAGAACATGAAGCAG tGGATACCGAAAGAGTCAAGTGGTTCAGTCACAGATGCAGTATATTCATGTGATAGCCAGTCAATCTATGCAGCCTTTGATGATGGAAGTGTGAGTATCTTGACGGCAACAACATTGCAACTGAAGTGCCGCATTGGTCCCAATTCATATTTGCCTTCAAACCCGAG CTCGAGAGTATATCCAGCCACAGTTGCAGCACATCCGTCTGAACCAAACCAGTTTGCAGTTGGACTAACCGATGGTGGGGTCCACGTGATCGAACCACCAGGTCCAGAAGGGAAGTGGGGAATATCCGCACCACCAGAAAACGGAGCAGGGCCAAGCGTCTCCTCAGCTCCCGGGTCAGATCAACAACCGAGGTGA
- the WSIP2 gene encoding WUS-interacting protein 2 (WUS-interacting protein 2 (WSIP2); FUNCTIONS IN: protein binding; INVOLVED IN: primary shoot apical meristem specification; LOCATED IN: endomembrane system; EXPRESSED IN: 24 plant structures; EXPRESSED DURING: 15 growth stages; CONTAINS InterPro DOMAIN/s: WD40 repeat 2 (InterPro:IPR019782), WD40 repeat, conserved site (InterPro:IPR019775), WD40 repeat (InterPro:IPR001680), CTLH, C-terminal LisH motif (InterPro:IPR006595), WD40 repeat-like-containing domain (InterPro:IPR011046), WD40-repeat-containing domain (InterPro:IPR017986), WD40/YVTN repeat-like-containing domain (InterPro:IPR015943), LisH dimerisation motif (InterPro:IPR006594), WD40 repeat, subgroup (InterPro:IPR019781); BEST Arabidopsis thaliana protein match is: Transducin family protein / WD-40 repeat family protein (TAIR:AT1G15750.4); Has 22596 Blast hits to 13790 proteins in 615 species: Archae - 20; Bacteria - 4432; Metazoa - 7625; Fungi - 4980; Plants - 2394; Viruses - 0; Other Eukaryotes - 3145 (source: NCBI BLink).), translating into MSSLSRELVFLILQFLDEEKFKDTVHRLEKESGFFFNMRYFEDSVTAGEWDDVEKYLSGFTKVDDNRYSMKIFFEIRKQKYLEALDKKDHAKAVDILVKELKVFSTFNEELFKEITMLLTLTNFRENEQLSKYGDTKSARGIMLGELKKLIEANPLFRDKLQFPSLKNSRLRTLINQSLNWQHQLCKNPRPNPDIKTLFVDHTCGHPNGAHTPSPTTNHLMGSVPKVGGFPPLGAHGPFQPTPAPLTTSLAGWMPNPSVQHPTVSAGPIGLGAPNSAVSMLKRERPRSPPTNSLSMDYQTADSESVLKRPRPFGISDGVNNLPVNVLPVTYPGQSHAHATYSTDDLPKNVSRILSQGSAIKSMDFHPVQQTMLLVGTNLGDIAIWEVGSREKLVSRSFKVWDLATCTVNLQASLASEYTAAVNRVVWSPDGGLLGVAYSKHIVHIYSYHGGEDLRNHLEIDAHAGNVNDLAFSQPNQQLCVVTCGEDKTIKVWDAVTGNKLHTFEGHEAPVYSVCPHQKENIQFIFSTAVDGKIKAWLYDNMGSRVDYDAPGRSCTSMAYCADGTRLFSCGTSKEGESFIVEWNESEGAVKRTYLGLGKRSVGVVQFDTMKNKFLVAGDEFQVKFWDMDSVDLLSSTAAEGGLPSSPCLRINKEGTLLAVSTTDNGIKILANAEGSRILHSMANRGLDSSRAPPGSVAKGPIVGTFGTPNSSTGMSLSMGERSGPVASVTGLNGDNRSLPDVKPRIADDAEKSKTWKLTEISERSQLRTLRLPDTLLPARVVKLIYTNSGGAILALAENAAHKLWKWQKSERNLLGKANSNVPPQLWQPSSGVLMTNDTREGNKEDVVPCFALSKNDSYVMSASGGKISLFNMMTFKTMTTFMAPPPAATSLAFHPQDNNIIAIGMDDSSIQIYNVRVDEVKSKLKGHQKRVTGLAFSNVLNVLVSSGADSQLCVWSMDGWEKQASKQIQIPSGHSPNPLAHTRVQFHQDQIHVLVVHASQLAIYEAPKLENMKQWIPKESSGSVTDAVYSCDSQSIYAAFDDGSVSILTATTLQLKCRIGPNSYLPSNPSSRVYPATVAAHPSEPNQFAVGLTDGGVHVIEPPGPEGKWGISAPPENGAGPSVSSAPGSDQQPSDS; encoded by the exons ATGTCGTCACTCAGCAGAGAACTCGTGTTTTTAATACTTCAGTTTCTCGATGAAGAGAAATTCAAAGATACTGTTCACAg GTTGGAGAAAGAGTCtggttttttcttcaacatgAGGTACTTTGAAGATAGTGTAACAGCTGGTGAATGGGATGATGTAGAGAAGTATCTTTCTGGATTCACTAAAGTTGATGATAATAGATACtctatgaaaatatttttcgAGATTCGGAAGCAGAAGTACCTTGAAGCACTTGACAA GAAAGATCATGCCAAGGCGGTTGATATTCTTGTTAAGGAGTTGAAAGTGTTCTCGACATTCAACGAAGAGCTTTTTAAGGAGATTACCATGCTTTTAACCTTGACTAACTTCAG GGAAAATGAGCAGCTTTCCAAGTATGGAGATACTAAGTCCGCAAGAGGTATCATGCTTGGGGAACTTAAAAAACTGATTGAAGCAAATCCTCTCTTCCGAGACAAACTTCAATTTCCCAGTTTGAAGAATTCTAGATTGAGAACCTTAATAAATCAAAG TTTGAACTGGCAACATCAGCTTTGCAAGAATCCTAGGCCTAACCCGGATATAAAAACACTATTTGTTGACCATACGTGTGGGCATCCCAATGGTGCACACACTCCTTCCCCTACAACTAATCATTTAATGGGTTCAGTCCCTAAAGTTGGAGGCTTCCCACCATTAGGTGCTCACGGT CCATTTCAGCCAACACCAGCTCCTCTTACAACATCTCTTGCAGGATGGATGCCTAATCCATCGGTACAACACCCTACTGTTTCCGCTGGGCCTATCGGCTTAGGTGCCCCCAACAGTGCTG TGTCTATGTTAAAGCGTGAGCGTCCCAGGAGTCCTCCAACTAATAGCCTATCAATGGATTATCAGACGGCAGATTCTGAAAGTGTGTTGAAGAGACCCAGACCTTTTGGTATTTCAGATGGG GTTAATAATCTTCCAGTCAATGTCTTGCCAGTCACATATCCAGGGCAAAGCCATGCTCATGCAACTTATTCTACTGATGACTTGCCCAAAAACGTTAGCAGGATTTTGAGTCAGGGTTCTGCCATTAAGAGCATGGATTTTCATCCAGTACAGCAAACTATGCTCCTTG TTGGCACCAATCTTGGTGATATTGCAATATGGGAGGTGGGTAGCAGGGAGAAGCTCGTTTCTAGAAGctttaaagtttgggatcttGCTACTTGCACTGTGAACCTTCAG GCTTCACTTGCTAGCGAGTATACTGCAGCAGTAAACCGAGTTGTTTGGAGTCCTGATGGAGGTCTACTGG GTGTCGCATATTCCAAGCATATTGtgcatatatattcatatcatGGTGGCGAGGATTTACGGAATCATCTAGAG ATTGATGCCCATGCTGGTAATGTCAACGATCTTGCTTTCTCCCAACCAAACCAGCAATTATGTGTTGTGACTTGTGGAGAAGACAAGACAATCAAG GTCTGGGATGCTGTTACCGGAAATAAATTGCACACTTTTGAAGGTCATGAGGCACCTGTTTATTCCGTGTGCCCACACCAGAAAGAGAATATTCAG TTCATATTCTCAACTGCTGTTGATGGGAAAATAAAGGCTTGGTTATATGACAACATGGGTTCTAGAGTGGATTATGATGCCCCCGGTCGATCTTGCACGTCGATGGCATATTGTGCTGATGGGACTAG ATTATTTTCTTGTGGTACTAGTAAGGAGGGGGAGTCATTCATTGTTGAATGGAATGAAAGTGAAGGAGCTGTGAAGCGGACTTATCTTGGACTGGGGAAACGGTCTGTGGGGGTTGTCCAGTTCGACACCATGAAGAATAAATTTTTGGTAGCTGGTGATGAATTCCAAGTCAAATTTTGGGATATGGATAGTGTTGATCTCTTGAGTTCAACGGCTGCAGAAGGGGGTTTACCG TCTTCCCCTTGCTTAAGGATCAATAAAGAAGGAACTCTGCTGGCCGTCTCAACTACTGATAACGGAATTAAGATTCTAGCGAATGCTGAAGGTTCCAGAATTTTGCATTCCATGGCAAACCGTGGCCTTGATAGCTCTAGAGCTCCTCCTGGGTCAGTTGCTAAG ggtCCTATTGTTGGCACATTTGGCACTCCAAATTCAAGCACTGGAATGAGTCTATCAATGGGTGAAAGAAGTGGACCAGTGGCATCTGTTACTGGATTG aatgGAGATAATCGCAGTCTGCCAGATGTCAAACCACGAATCGCTGATGATGCAGAGAAATCAAAGACTTGGAAGCTGACTGAGATCAGTGAACGTTCCCAGCTTCGTACTCTGCGGCTTCCTGACACCCTGCTACCAGCAAGA GTTGTTAAGTTGATATATACAAATTCTGGAGGTGCTATATTGGCATTAGCAGAAAATGCTGCACATAAACTATGGAAATGGCAAAAGAGTGAGCGGAATCTTTTGGGAAAG gcAAACAGCAATGTCCCACCACAGCTTTGGCAGCCATCTAGTGGAGTATTAATGACAAATGATACACGTGAGGGAAACAAAGAGGATGTAGTTCCATGCTTTGCactctcaaaaaatgattcttATGTCATGTCAGCCTCTGGAGGAAAAATTTCCTTATTCAACATGATGACTTTTAAG ACGATGACGACATTCATGGCTCCTCCTCCAGCAGCGACTTCCCTTGCCTTCCATCCTCAAGACAATAATATAATTGCTATCGGAATGGATGACTCTTCTATTCAAATCTACAATGTCAGAGTTGATGAG GTTAAAAGTAAATTGAAAGGTCATCAGAAGAGAGTGACTGGTTTAGCATTCTCAAACGTGCTAAATGTTCTTGTTTCCTCTGGTGCTGATTCTCAG CTTTGTGTATGGAGCATGGATGGATGGGAAAAACAAGCTAGCAAACAGATACAAATTCCAAGCGGGCATTCACCAAATCCACTTGCTCATACACGCGTTCAGTTCCATCAAGACCAGATACATGTACTTGTTGTCCATGCCAGCCAGTTAGCCATATATGAGGCTCCTAAATTAGAGAACATGAAGCAG tGGATACCGAAAGAGTCAAGTGGTTCAGTCACAGATGCAGTATATTCATGTGATAGCCAGTCAATCTATGCAGCCTTTGATGATGGAAGTGTGAGTATCTTGACGGCAACAACATTGCAACTGAAGTGCCGCATTGGTCCCAATTCATATTTGCCTTCAAACCCGAG CTCGAGAGTATATCCAGCCACAGTTGCAGCACATCCGTCTGAACCAAACCAGTTTGCAGTTGGACTAACCGATGGTGGGGTCCACGTGATCGAACCACCAGGTCCAGAAGGGAAGTGGGGAATATCCGCACCACCAGAAAACGGAGCAGGGCCAAGCGTCTCCTCAGCTCCCGGGTCAGATCAACAACCGAG TGATTCGTAG